The following is a genomic window from Nitrospira sp..
GATCAAATCACCTCGCTGCTCGACCTGGCCCAGCCTCAATGGAAGAACAAGCTCGCCATTCCCAACTCCGGCAGTGAGTATCTGCAGGCAGGCGTGTCGGTCATCAAGGCGACGTTCGGAGACGAGCGTACGAAACAATTTCTTCAGGGTCTCAAGTCCAACGCAGGTACGCAGGTGTATCAAAAAAGCTCCCAGATCGTGGAGGCCGTAGCCAAAGGACAGGTCGCGGTGGGGCTCGTGAACCACTACTACATCTATCGGCACCTCGCGGCGCAGCCGACGGCTCCGATCGCAGCCCTCATGACCGATCAACAGGAAGGCGGCATGGGTGCGATCATGAACGTGGCGGGGATCGGTGTCACCCGTGCCTCCAAACATGTGGAGAACGCGAAACTCCTCATCGAATTCCTGGTGGCTCAAGCCGGCCAGAAATTATTTGCCGACCTTGATAAGGAGTATCCGCTGCATCCGGACGTGAAGGCCGATCCGGCACTCATCGACCGACAAAGCTTCCGCGCTGCGCTTGTGCCGTTGGCCCGACTCGCCGAATTACGCGAGCCGACTCTGACGCTCATCGAACAAGTCGGCTTGCGCTAAATTCTTCAGCTCCTATGGTCACAGCCACGAGGTTCAACGCGCCTTCTCCGTTGCAGTGGGTCAGCGTGATCACCGCTGTGTTCCTGTTGTTACCCACTTGCTACATCGTCTATATGGCCCTCACCGCGGCGCCGACCTCATGGAGCCGCCTCTGGTCTACCCGCATCCCGGAGCTGCTGTGGAACACCCTTTCACTCGCCGCCAGCGTGGCCTTCATCACGTTGATCCTCGGTCTGTCCTTGGCTTGGATCATGGTTCGTTACGACTTTCCCGGTCGTCGAATCTGGGAATGGGCTCTGGTCCTCCCCCTTGCCATGCCGACATACGTGCTGGCCTACGTCTATGCCCACCTGTTCGGCATGGGAGGCCCGGCGGAGCAATGGTGGCAGGCCCTCATGGGTCCGGAAGCGCGATTGGTCTCTCCCCAAAGTTTTACCGGCGTGACGCTGATCATGACCCTCGACACCTTTCCCTTCGTCTACCTGCTGGCACGAAGCGCGTTGCTGAATCTCAATGTTTCCTTTGAAGAGGTGGCCCGTGCCTGCGGCGTGTCTCCCTGGACCACACTCCGGCGAATCACCCTGCCGCTCATTCGTCCTGCGATTGCCGCAGGGCTCGCGCTCGTGATCCTCTATGTCATCTCGGACTTCGGCGCCGTGTCCCTGCTGCGTTACCAAACCCTCACTTATGCGGTCTATCAGCAAATGACCGGCCGTTACGACCAGACGGCCGCCGGCATCCTGAGTCTGTTGCTGGTCGTGATGGCGACCGTCTTTCTCGTGACGGAACGGTGGTTCCGCCGGCGGAGTCGCTTCCATCAAACCTCCGGGCGATACCGGACATCAACGAGGCATCGCAGAGGAGTTCTGAGAACGACGCTCATCATGACCTACGTCGTACCGGTCTTCGGCGCCGCCTTCGGTATTCCGGCCGCAATATTGATCTATTGGAGCATCGCAGCCATTTCCCAAGGAGCACTGGATGCGCGTTTTTTCGGTTTCGTCTGGAACAGCAGTGTTCTCTCCGCGCTGGCGGCCGGCGGTGCCGTGCTGATCGGCCTGCCGCTGGCCTACCTCGCCAGCCGCCGCCCCTCACGCCTCAACATCGCCTGTCTCCAAGCCGCCTATGCCGGCTACGCCCTGCCAGGTCCGGTTGCCGCCCTCGCGGTTCTTGTGCTCTTCACCCAGTTCGTGCCGGTCTTGTACGGCTCAATCGTCGTGTTGCTCGTGGCCTATGTCCTGCACTTCCTCCCCCTGGGACTGCAATCCATGGAGCCGGCCCTGCAGCAAGTCACCCCTAATGTAGAGGAGGTGGCGAGAACCCTGGGCTGTACGACGCGGCACATCCTCCGGCGAGTGACCCTCCCGCTCATTCAAAACGGCTTCATTGCCGCATGGGTCTTGATGTTTCTTCAGATCATGAAGGAACTTCCGGCCACCTTGCTGTTGCGGCCTGTGGGATTTGATACACTGGCGATTCGCGTCTGGCTGGAGGCCAGTGAGGAGTATTACCAGTTGGCGGCGCCTTCCGCTCTGCTGATCGTCTTCCTGAGTCTTCCGGCACTGATGCTGCTGGTGTCGAAAGATTGGCGAGGGCGTCATCAAGAGGTCGTCACGTGAATGCCATGAATCGCCTGGAAATCGACGAACAGCAGTCCCGGGCTGCCTCCACGACGCGCGACACCGTC
Proteins encoded in this region:
- a CDS encoding Ferric iron ABC transporter, iron-binding protein, which gives rise to MASSPRALLALALVLGTLILGNASSTPAIAADKLIVYSGRAERLIKPVLDEFQSKSGVQVELLSSGTTELVNRLQAEGDHTPADVFLTNDAGSLEHARELKLLRPMNMREVERAIPSQFRAPDNSWIGLSGRFWIVVYNTNLVKPDQITSLLDLAQPQWKNKLAIPNSGSEYLQAGVSVIKATFGDERTKQFLQGLKSNAGTQVYQKSSQIVEAVAKGQVAVGLVNHYYIYRHLAAQPTAPIAALMTDQQEGGMGAIMNVAGIGVTRASKHVENAKLLIEFLVAQAGQKLFADLDKEYPLHPDVKADPALIDRQSFRAALVPLARLAELREPTLTLIEQVGLR
- a CDS encoding Ferric iron ABC transporter, permease protein — translated: MVTATRFNAPSPLQWVSVITAVFLLLPTCYIVYMALTAAPTSWSRLWSTRIPELLWNTLSLAASVAFITLILGLSLAWIMVRYDFPGRRIWEWALVLPLAMPTYVLAYVYAHLFGMGGPAEQWWQALMGPEARLVSPQSFTGVTLIMTLDTFPFVYLLARSALLNLNVSFEEVARACGVSPWTTLRRITLPLIRPAIAAGLALVILYVISDFGAVSLLRYQTLTYAVYQQMTGRYDQTAAGILSLLLVVMATVFLVTERWFRRRSRFHQTSGRYRTSTRHRRGVLRTTLIMTYVVPVFGAAFGIPAAILIYWSIAAISQGALDARFFGFVWNSSVLSALAAGGAVLIGLPLAYLASRRPSRLNIACLQAAYAGYALPGPVAALAVLVLFTQFVPVLYGSIVVLLVAYVLHFLPLGLQSMEPALQQVTPNVEEVARTLGCTTRHILRRVTLPLIQNGFIAAWVLMFLQIMKELPATLLLRPVGFDTLAIRVWLEASEEYYQLAAPSALLIVFLSLPALMLLVSKDWRGRHQEVVT